One window from the genome of Solea solea chromosome 2, fSolSol10.1, whole genome shotgun sequence encodes:
- the LOC131454639 gene encoding UDP-glucuronosyltransferase-like, with the protein MSQGAMREWFPTLGLVALLCCLSLGPVEGGKVLVVPMDGSHWLSMKILVKELARRGHDVLVLVPESSLLIRESESFKTEVYPVQYTKAEMDGSFRELSDGVFVKPPDITDMFVNVQRFVDFTTLQLKGCESLLNNQQLMSQLREKGFDMVLTDPFLPCGSILARVFSIPAVYFLRGLPCQLDLRANRCPIPASYIPSAFSGNTNVMTFPQRVKNMLMSVMDLYMCKVLFGHYDEMVSRYFGEDMTYMDLISHGAIWLLRYDFVYEWPKPIMPNMVFIGGINCANSAPLPADVAEFVEGSGDDGFIVFTLGSMVSKMPAEKAQQFVEAFRQIPQRVLWRYTGVPLVDVPKNVKLMKWLPQNDLLAHPKAKLFITHGGTHGIYEGMCNAVPMLMFPLFGDQGDNVHHMVSRGVAEELSIHYMTTDKLLAALKNIIQDKSYKERSVALSEIHLDRPLQPLEQAVFWTEFVIRHKGAAHLRVAAHDLNWIQYHSLDVIGFLIAILVIVMWVTLKSCLFCTRMICRKGLRKTKSE; encoded by the exons ATGAGCCAGGGAGCCATGAGGGAGTGGTTTCCAACACTGGGGCTGGTCGCCTTACTGTGCTGCCTCAGTCTGGGGCCCGTTGAGGGGGGAAAGGTGCTAGTTGTGCCAATGGATGGAAGCCACTGGCTTAGCATGAAGATTCTGGTGAAGGAGCTCGCCCGCAGGGGACATGACGTCTTGGTGCTGGTGCCTGAAAGCAGCCTGTTGATCCGAGAGTCAGAGTCCTTCAAGACTGAGGTCTACCCCGTGCAATACACCAAAGCTGAGATGGATGGATCATTCAGAGAACTATCAGACGGGGTTTTCGTCAAGCCACCAGATATCACAGATATGTTTGTCAATGTGCAGCGCTTCGTTGACTTTACTACACTACAGCTGAAAGGTTGTGAGAGTTTGCTGAACAACCAGCAACTAATGAGTCAACTGAGAGAAAAGGGCTTCGATATGGTGCTTACAGACCCCTTCCTTCCCTGCGGTTCCATCCTGGCTCGTGTTTTTTCTATTCCTGCTGTGTATTTCCTGCGTGGACTTCCATGTCAGCTGGATTTGAGAGCAAACCGATGCCCCATTCCTGCTTCTTATATTCCTTCTGCCTTCTCTGGAAATACAAACGTCATGACCTTCCCGCAGAGAGTCAAGAACATGCTCATGTCTGTTATGGACTTGTATATGTGCAAAGTACTCTTTGGCCACTACGATGAAATGGTCAGCAGGTATTTTGGGGAAGACATGACCTACATGGATCTTATTAGTCACGGTGCTATCTGGCTTCTCAGATATGATTTTGTTTATGAATGGCCCAAGCCTATCATGCCAAACATGGTCTTCATTGGAGGAATCAACTGTGCTAATAGCGCCCCTCTGCCAGCA GACGTGGCAGAGTTTGTGGAGGGCTCAGGTGACGACGGATTTATCGTCTTCACTCTGGGATCGATGGTGTCCAAAATGCCCGCGGAGAAGGCTCAACAGTTCGTTGAAGCCTTTCGACAAATTCCCCAAAGG GTTTTGTGGAGATACACTGGAGTCCCACTTGTGGATGTGCCCAAGAACGTCAAGCTCATGAAGTGGCTACCTCAGAACGATCTCTTAG CCCATCCCAAGGCCAAACTCTTCATCACTCACGGAGGCACGCACGGTATCTACGAGGGCATGTGCAATGCTGTGCCCATGCTGATGTTTCCACTGTTTGGGGACCAGGGAGACAACGTGCATCACATGGTGTCGCGTGGCGTGGCAGAGGAGCTCAGCATCCATTATATGACCACAGACAAACTATTGGCAGCACTGAAAAACATCATCCAGGATAAAAG cTACAAAGAGAGGAGCGTGGCGTTGTCTGAGATACACCTGGATCGTCCCCTGCAGCCTTTGGAACAGGCTGTTTTCTGGACCGAGTTTGTCATTAGACACAAAGGGGCTGCTCATTTAAGAGTAGCTGCACACGATCTGAACTGGATTCAGTACCACAGCCTGGATGTCATTGGCTTTTTGATCGCCATCCTCGTAATTGTTATGTGGGTGACACTGAAATCCTGCTTGTTCTGCACCCGTATGATTTGCAGAAAGGGACTTAGAAAGACAAAATCGGAgtag